Part of the Vigna radiata var. radiata cultivar VC1973A chromosome 11, Vradiata_ver6, whole genome shotgun sequence genome is shown below.
ACTGTCCAAACTGTATAGGAAgagagtttaaaataaaatgtacaagtAAGTCTTCTTGCAACTCAAGTCTCAGCGCCTTAAGTTTTGAAGCAATGTTTAACATTTCCATAATGTACTTTCTCACATTTCCATTGCCTTGCGCCATCACCATCGTCGCTGCGGGTCACTGTCGCCGATGCGGGCCGCCACTGCCACTGTGTCGCTCATAAGCTCTGCCGCTGGGGATCACTCTAAAGCTGTCGCGAGTTGTCCCAACGTGAGAGAAAGGAAGCTACCATAAGGTTGCAGAGCAACACcgaaggagaagaagagaagggaaAACTATATCTTTCCCTCACAAGAGCGTGACGACGAAgcagacagaagaagaaaagggtaaATAGAAATTGAGATTTCCAATTTTAGGGTTCATAATCCTATCAGATTTGGGATTTTTCCCcttttaattctaatttcaaTTAAGGTTcccaaattttcaaatatagggTTTTTTGAATTAGGAAAACCATATCAGTAAACAATTATGATTCTTGATGGAGTAATGAATACTAATTGATTTAGTATTCTGAGACAGAGTACCTCGATCATAATCCATATCCTTCAAAAATAGCATTCAAGAATTTAATATTGAGGATAAACAGTTAAATGAAAACCCcaaaatttataatcataatatcTCATAAAATTGGAAAGATTGAATTAAGGTTTCTGCCAATTAAATTGCTAACCTCTGATatcaattgttaaaaaatgagCAATAAACCAATTCCCAAGTAGTATAGCAGTACCTGAAGACATTGGAAATAATTAATGAACCTAAATTAGTCTTTCATCAACTTGAATTAGTTTATGATCTTCCCTCTGTATAACACCTTTAGTTACCTCtagattttctcttctgatggggataaagagaaagaaagagaaatgaatAGTTGTGCTTACATATGGGGACCATGATCCTTTAAATAACCTCTGATGATTaatattctttagtttcaataattataatttagtctcttcaacaaattataattagtgTTGGTCTTTACACAATACTTttcattacaaatatataaatcactttataaagttgactaataaaatataataactctaatacatttaatatttacttttatatatatatatatatatatatatatatatatatatatatataaataagtgatTCAAATTACTaacataattttgtaattaaattttttttagggAAATGTGAAGAACATTTGATGGTGATGGAAGGAGCAAGATTCTTCCTATCACAAACATGTGACAATAAAAGTGGTTCATCGCGGGCCACGTTTTGCCCATAGTACCCCgcaaaccataaaaaaaaaaaggtttttttcaTTCTGATAAATTTTACTAGTGAGATGCACGTGACTAACAAGtaactatttttctttccttttgatTTAACTACGTTAAGCAACATGTTTACTAAATAGAAGTAAACATACACATCTGTGGAGTGttgatttggtttgttttacTATCAAACATACACATCTATGaactaaaagttaaataaatataagaataacaaaatttttttgcaactttttttataacagaacacattattattttattagtttatttgaatttatatttaaaaaatatttaaagcaaaTCAATAAAAAACTGCAACGTATACATTatcaaaaattgttaaaaaagtgttgttaaaaaaaaaatttcttattgtTTAGAAAATCgttttttgatataaaattttctttgaatGCAAGTTGAACTTCCTCACTTTCAAGTTTCTCTGAGAAGATGAACTCCTTTGAGTTAGGTGATGAGTCCGCTCCTCTCTTTCCACTGCCTCCTCAATTTATCCTTCCAAAGGATAAAAGGCCACAACTTTCAGAGGTTACTTCTCTGGATTCAATTCCCATAATAGATCTGAGCGATCCTTCATCCTCTCTGGTGGTTCAGAAGATATCACATGCTTGTGAGGAATATGGGTTTTTCCAGATTGTGAACCATGGGGTTCCTGAACAAGTTTGCAACAAAATGATGACAGCAATTACTGACCTTTTTAATTTGCCtccagagaaaagaaaagagctCTACACAACAGATCACACCAAGAACACAAAACTTTACAATTATTACCTTCATGTGGAGGGTGGAGAAAAGGTGAAGATGTGGAGTGAATGTTTCAGTCATTCCTGGTACCCTATTGAGGATGTCATTCATCTTCTGCCACAAGAAATAAGGATTCAATATGGGTGAGCAGCACtataaacattatttacaaattatgaTCTTTGTAAGTTAATGAAACATGTTTACTGTTGAACACAGGGAGGCTTTCAGTGAATATGCAAGAGAAATTGGTTCATTGATGAAAAGGGTTCTTGGTTTGGTATCAATAGGGCTTGGAATAGAAGAAGATTGCTTGGTGAAGAAATTGGGGGATGAGCCTAGACTAAGGGCACAAGGCAATTTTTATCCACCATGCCCAGATCCAGAGCTAACCTTGGGTCTCCCTCTGCATACTGATCTCAATCTTCTCACTCTTGTTTTGCAATCACAGGTTTCTGGTCTCCAAGTCATCAAAGATGGGAAATGGATTGCTGTAAATGCTATTCCCAATGCATTTGTAATCAACTTGGGAGATCAAATGCAGGTATTATTCATTCTAAAACTTAAATCATGATAAAATCTGATTTCAATAGGAATTGGTTAAGATTAGTTTTCATACCAGAAAAGTTCTGCATTTGACACTGTCAATTAAAAGCACAAACCAGATGTCCTACAGCTGAAAACCATTTTCTTTGGCATGTGGATTGGGTGTACCATCAAGATTGTTTCAACCTATATTTCCATTATCTCATCTATTTCTTCATGTCTCATCATGCcctttcaaaaattataattttaatcttttaatattttattatacatttttaactttttcaaaaatttcactttatagatattttatctGCACTTCCAAAAAGTTTCATcctacaattttaattttgtttaaaaaatttctttttttaatcttagtaaatatttttttaactttttctttttttactaaaGTAACCATACACTGCATCcttctaacaaattttaaaacttttattttttatttataacttaatagctatttaatttaatttaaaaatctaatataatttagtatttttttcatattttaataattattaaaatataatttatattattataataattatattaaaaaaataaaactaagataattaaaataaaagtaataaaaataaaataaaaatgaaaaaataataatataaaatttcatttaatgtatataaaaatattaaattatattaaaatattaaattaaattaaattattattaaattttaaatagaaaataaaataaaaaaaataatcggATATTGATATCAGATTAGATACCATACTTATTGGATTTCCAATTCTAATgagaaagttttcaaaaatttgttttttatttataatttattaactctttaatttaatttaaaaatttaatattatttaatatattttatatttaaataactattaaaatataaattatattattataataatgatattaaaaagaattaaaattaaagtaataataattaagaaatctaaaaatttcgaaatcttatttcattaatttaatattttaatataatttaatatatttatatatattaaatagatttttaattattattttttattttaattattttaattttaacttttttaatataactattataataatacaaattatattttaataattttaaaatatgaaaatatattaaatgatatagatttttaaattaaattatattataaataagaaacaaaattttaaatttttttattaaaaatctgtagagttaaagaataaaagaaagttaaatttttttattaaggttAAGAAATGAGTTTTTGAGAAAGTTGGAGGTATAAGATGAAGTGTTGGAAGTACATAGTGAAACATCCATTAACCtttctttcattattaatattagtttctaaatttagattatttttgttttaaattttgatttaatatattttattttctaaactttaaaaacaaatagatttagtttttcaacctaactatattaatttttttgagtCTGTTAAATGgtgttcaaaatttaaatttgagatagatcttattataaataattcaaatatcaatCTAAAACGTGTTttacacattaaaataatttaatataattaaattaaaaaaattatatttatttatttatgaagcACCAAACTATGTCAAAACTTAAAACaagaataaatttcaatttctcaaaaagtctaaaaacatttttaataatctATTACATAACTTACTTTCATCTTAATAAATCACTGCTGCAGCAGAGGATCAAAGTGCCTAGTTGgtcattgatattttaataaattactaaCCTTGATCTAaatttgaggaagaagatgtaATAAGAGGTATGGTGAAATAAAGTTTGAGTTATTTAATGCGTAGGTTCTGAGCAACGGAAGATTCAAAAGTGTACATCACAGGGCCGTTACGAACAAATATGGCCCACGGGTGTCGATGGCAATGTTTTATGGGCCGAACTTGGAGACTATGATTGGGCCAATTGAGGAATTGATAGACGAGGAACACCCTCCCAAATACAGAAGTTATCGTTTTTCTGAGTTTCTTGAAGAGTTTTACAACCAAGAAGGCTCAAGGAGGATGGTTAAAGAAGTCTTTGAGTTGCCAAATTAGTTATCCAATAATGCTGAATCCACTTTCATCCTTATATGCTGATATTAATGCAGCTCTCATGGCTACATCAATAAATTAAGATGATGAATGCTTTGTGATAAAGTTTTTGGAATCTTTTAATCAATATTCGCATCTGTCAACAAGCCTACCATAAGATTCCATGGTTTTTCGTTAATTCATCATAGTCTCTTTTACTTGCACAGTATAACTTAATGATCAGAAGCACATGTTTTTTATTGCAGAGAAGTGCACTGCAGAACCTCTACCTAATTTTGATGGTAGAAAGCCATGAGATTCATCACTTTCATTCCATAGAAGACAATAGATATTTCATAACAACATAGTTTAAAAAGCACATATATATACTTTCATGTATaccttttatcttctttaacaataaattttttattcatttatttcagaggaagatagaaataagaaaataacaacGACTTCATTTATTATGCAGGTGTTCATATGTAACCTTACTACTGTCATTTAGCGTTGTTAGCTCTGATGATATGCTATATTAGCATTATGTTCTctgaaaaaatacaattaaacataaaaaatggtCCTCTAAGTTTTATAAAAAGCACTTAAGTACAACAAAAAAGTTTCATGATCCATTATTACTTATTATACCAGACGttgtaaagaaaataagttaTGAACTTTAAATGAAGAATTGAAGATGTCTTAATTCAGATAGGAAACTTGAATTTATTGGTGGTGTTGGAAGATATCGGGTTTCATTAAACTGTCTCTGAGGTACATCTGATGTGTCTATTGAATTGCCAATAATTGTTGTTGGAAGATTCCGAGCTACCTTGTCTGTCTCATATTCAAGTTACTTCTGAGTCTGATACACGAAAGAGGAATCATTGGCTTGGTATGTATTTGTATTTAATGACTAGGAACTTTCAAAACTCACGAGTTTTGTCTTTATTGTCAAAGTTATTAATACTGGTATTTTGATTCTTAATTGTATAAGAGATAAACTATTTTGTATAGAAgagatttaattttaattattgattaattaatgCAAATACCTAATTTCATTAGGACAATTTCATTATGAAAGAAAATGAGAGTCGTATTTTTACATGTAGGACAATATAAAAGTATTAgatttagtatatatttttggaaatataaGAAAGGAAGATCAACAATTCATATCAATGACCTctagaaatcaaaataaactaaaattttgacaatgaagaaaaacaaataaggaTATCAATAAGCAACATAGACATTTatcttattattcttttaatgtaATCACTTGTTAATGTATGTATGGTTGGGTTTGACTTAATCGAGATAATAATGATGATGGATTTCCATTAAATATCGGTGTGTTATTAGtgataataatatgaaaattgtcGACAATGATTCTAATTCTAATGTACAAAGCAATAGGCTGACGATGGGAAAGATTGTCACACTTAATAAATATGTACAGATCAGCAGTTCGAGTAGATTTGTTGGTAATGTATTAGATGTTTGCTTCAAAGCATGGTAAATAGAGGATATGTTGGTTCTCAAATGAGTATTCACCACCAAAGTCtcacattaaataataagaagagagtagaaaaaaagtattataaaaataataagttgtTTTTGGAGTTGTATGGGGGACTAGGTTTTAGTGTGTTATTGAAAGGTTTACAATTTTGTCTAGAAAAATTGCATTAAGAGGTTTGtattgcatgtttatttgtAACTTTCTTctgcttaaaaaaattattttcctatCGTGGTTCCCACCCAATacctttatcaatattttttcaaaagatatcCTAATTTTTTGGATATGAAAATCTCAAGGaactttgtgaaaaaaaaaatagtgatcaTGCTCATTTCCTAAAACCATTTATCctcgtttttttttataagatgtgaactttaagtttaattcaaacatataaaattgaCTTTAAGATTAACTTTCATACTATGCTAAGAAAGGAACTTTATATAtaactcaatcttataaaactaGCTTATAAAGTAATATTAGCACTTATTTACATattgtaaattgatcttattatCACTACTATGTGAGACTTCTAATACCTCCCTTCATTAGCTTCCTCACAGTAATATGTTTAGTAGAAAAAAACTAAATGGACAAGAATGAAGCGCATAGAAGTATAGGCACTATtacaaaatacattttttataacaactttttatatatgttgaaaTCCACCAGGTGTAAAAAGAGTGCGGTGTAAATATGACAA
Proteins encoded:
- the LOC106777160 gene encoding protein DMR6-LIKE OXYGENASE 1, translated to MNSFELGDESAPLFPLPPQFILPKDKRPQLSEVTSLDSIPIIDLSDPSSSLVVQKISHACEEYGFFQIVNHGVPEQVCNKMMTAITDLFNLPPEKRKELYTTDHTKNTKLYNYYLHVEGGEKVKMWSECFSHSWYPIEDVIHLLPQEIRIQYGEAFSEYAREIGSLMKRVLGLVSIGLGIEEDCLVKKLGDEPRLRAQGNFYPPCPDPELTLGLPLHTDLNLLTLVLQSQVSGLQVIKDGKWIAVNAIPNAFVINLGDQMQVLSNGRFKSVHHRAVTNKYGPRVSMAMFYGPNLETMIGPIEELIDEEHPPKYRSYRFSEFLEEFYNQEGSRRMVKEVFELPN